DNA sequence from the Drosophila sechellia strain sech25 chromosome 3L, ASM438219v1, whole genome shotgun sequence genome:
AATCCTGGtagtttttatgtttattgaaaATAGTATCCGAAAAATAATGAAAGCTATTCTACATATTTAATTCTGAAGCCAGACAATTATTTATATTGGAAACTAGTCCCATCTTCATTAATTATTATTCTAAAAGTTTCTGAATATGCTTTGGACTTTTTATGATGACGTATTTCATGAAAAGTCCAATAAAATTCACCCCATAActtaattttgaataattaacAGGCTTATCAAACAGAAAAATTACCTGCGTTTAATAGAGCACATATAATCCTTCTCGCATCTCATAAAGGTTTGTATTAACTAAAACTAGCTACATATAGTCCAGATTTGACACCGAAAAAAATCAGCGGCAACTCTGGCGACTGCGAATGGGACTGCGAATGGGCCTGTGAGTGCGACTGGAGCTGTCGCTGAGCCTTCGGTTGACAGCTGTCAGTGTCAGTTTACATAATTTATAGATTTCAGCGCATAAAAAAGTCATAAAATTTACAATGTTGCtttcaacaaaaacacatTCGGGCGATTCCTCTGATGCCTTATTTTTATGAGGCAAGACATCAATTTTCGCACAGCACAGCACAGTCTAGCCTGCCTATAGCCactacacaaacacacacacacacaactaTGCCATGCCCCATTTATATTTCTCAATTTTCCATTCCTCGAAGCAGGAGGAAAAGATTGTTTGTACTGCCATCGCCATTGGCATTCGAAAtgcttttgatttatttgtatttatgtgaTTCCTTTCTCATACTCAACTCCAGCGATAAATTCTCGCACTCAACAAAATACATAAACGATTTATAAGTTGCAAAAGCGGAGCAAACAATAACTAATAAAGCGCAGCGGCCAGTGACAACAatggattcggattcggaatgGGATTGGGATACGGATTCAATCCAAGGCGACCCAAAAGTAGCTCGAGATGGCACAGAAGTGAGGATTTCGATGCTAAGTCCCTCAACGCGGCATAAATCTTTAATGGACAACCTTTCGCACTTTTTCCCGTTGGATGTGATTAAGCCGGGAATGGACTCTTTATGGGAATTCAGCAAGATATAGTAGCGAGTATGCAGACAACCATCTTAGTTCTATTACCATTAAACTTCTTTTTCTGTATTATATTACTATTATGAAAATTAAGTTAACTATATGATGAATCCCCCAACCAAAAGTTTTTACAAATATAAGTTGGCGGCGAATATACAGTAAAGAACTACAAATCAAAAATCTGTCGAGCAAACGAATTGCAAAAATAAGGGAGCCCTACGAATTTCAACTAGTAAGTTACTTGGAAATCTCGCGCTGCAATTATCCCTTTGGCTTCTCAGAATCATAATCAAAATGGCAACAGATGCAGCTGACAAGGATAAGCCGGCGTACTCGTTCTTCTTTGGTTCGATGGGAGCTGCCTCGGCCATCATCTTTTCGGCCTTGGGAGCGGCATATGGAACGGCCAAGTCGGGCACTGGCATTGCAGCCATGGCCGTAATGCGACCCGAATTGATCATGAAGTCGATTATTCCGGTGGTGATGGCTGGCATCATTGCGATCTATGGCCTGGTGGTCTCCGTTCTGATTGCCGGATCTCTGTCGGATTCGTATACCATTCGCAAGGGATACATCCACCTGGCCGCCGGACTATCGGTGGGTTTCGCCGGATTGGCGGCTGGATTTGCCATCGGGATTGTGGGTGATGCCGGAGTGCGGGGCACTGCCCAGCAGCCACGCCTCTTTGTGGGCATGATCCTGATCCTGATCTTCGCCGAGGTACTGGGTCTCTATGGACTGATTGTCGCCATTTACCTATACACCAAGTAAACTGCTAATTTTTTCAGACTAAATAATGTTTTAGCCCTCTTAAATGGGCAAATGTAAACTGAAAtgtttaataataaatgttaCAATCTTTTCTAGTATTTGATCACAACTAACTTGTT
Encoded proteins:
- the LOC6605272 gene encoding V-type proton ATPase 16 kDa proteolipid subunit, which produces MATDAADKDKPAYSFFFGSMGAASAIIFSALGAAYGTAKSGTGIAAMAVMRPELIMKSIIPVVMAGIIAIYGLVVSVLIAGSLSDSYTIRKGYIHLAAGLSVGFAGLAAGFAIGIVGDAGVRGTAQQPRLFVGMILILIFAEVLGLYGLIVAIYLYTK